From Pseudomonas sp. StFLB209, a single genomic window includes:
- a CDS encoding substrate-binding periplasmic protein gives MKPFITRLTTLVTLLGTFVGASLGNVQAAQPADALGGHLLRVGAVNAAPWYQKDLLSNQWTGLVPDIVQAVLEGTDVQVEYVDTQWGTAVAGLQSNRFDLLGGFNNTPERAKAVDFTRPMGAHKIGVLTLEKDASRYATWDKINTSAIKLSAIDGSAAANLLQPKLTHTQWVIVPNNDALQLEVESGRADAMLTNDVQMALYITKRGQGTMVIPSPVQEQPTNMGLRKDREQLRAWLDQRLETLEKDGTLARIWAKHVPVPQ, from the coding sequence ATGAAGCCGTTCATTACTCGTTTGACCACCTTGGTAACGTTGCTGGGCACCTTTGTCGGTGCAAGCCTGGGCAACGTTCAAGCCGCTCAGCCTGCCGATGCTCTGGGCGGTCATCTGTTGCGCGTCGGTGCGGTCAATGCCGCGCCCTGGTATCAGAAGGATCTGTTGAGCAACCAGTGGACCGGTCTGGTGCCAGATATCGTCCAGGCCGTACTCGAAGGTACCGATGTGCAGGTCGAGTACGTTGACACACAATGGGGCACCGCGGTGGCCGGCCTGCAATCGAATCGCTTCGACCTGCTGGGCGGTTTCAACAATACCCCCGAACGAGCCAAGGCCGTGGACTTCACCCGGCCGATGGGTGCCCACAAGATTGGCGTGCTGACCCTGGAAAAAGACGCCAGCCGCTATGCCACCTGGGACAAGATCAACACCTCCGCCATCAAGCTGTCGGCCATCGATGGCTCGGCTGCCGCGAACCTGCTGCAACCGAAGCTGACCCACACTCAATGGGTGATCGTGCCCAACAATGATGCCCTGCAACTGGAAGTGGAAAGCGGCCGCGCCGACGCGATGCTGACCAACGATGTGCAGATGGCGTTGTACATCACCAAGCGCGGCCAAGGCACCATGGTCATCCCGTCGCCGGTGCAGGAGCAACCGACCAACATGGGCCTGCGCAAGGACCGTGAGCAACTGCGTGCCTGGCTGGACCAGCGTCTGGAAACCCTGGAAAAAGACGGCACTCTGGCGCGTATCTGGGCCAAACACGTGCCGGTGCCTCAGTGA
- a CDS encoding MmgE/PrpD family protein produces MTLTTTLARFACQLQLSDVPPTLVTKLKLHVLDALGCGWAASGTGLGDQARALARASGGLGQCQVFAGSSDYSPAAAAFANAFIINALDHDDGVEIDGKGMGHPGSSLVAAAMAALDSHPGAISEADLLAALAAGFEINNRLINALQPSAESFAKAYGVAQHQAIGAAVVYARACGFDEQQMHHTLGFAATLACVPSLHKYNWQQRPIVTLKDGVAPAAQAGVQAALMARAGLAGSQDVLDGPQGYWRMIGSDRFAERDLIEGLGCDWYLRFGSFKRYPACRWLATALECAQQLIRTSGWAPEDIAQINVRTFARLCDDFMVYAPASATDAQFSLPYTLAATLMQLPATDWYSEANLHSSELRALAAKVHADVDPELDARWLSADRQPGAQVTLVHSNGETIQAAQATPYGSEKRPMADMEVIAKAQANLLGRVREPERFIRNLLASGSDANYPAGSGQWMGCTET; encoded by the coding sequence ATGACCCTGACGACAACCCTGGCGCGCTTCGCCTGCCAATTGCAACTGAGCGACGTGCCGCCCACCCTGGTTACCAAGCTCAAACTCCACGTGCTCGATGCCCTGGGCTGCGGCTGGGCGGCCAGCGGCACCGGGCTGGGTGACCAGGCCCGGGCGCTGGCGCGGGCCAGCGGCGGCCTGGGCCAGTGTCAGGTATTTGCCGGCAGCAGTGACTACAGCCCGGCGGCGGCAGCCTTTGCCAACGCCTTTATCATCAACGCCCTTGACCATGACGACGGCGTGGAAATCGACGGCAAAGGCATGGGGCATCCGGGCTCCAGCCTGGTAGCCGCCGCCATGGCCGCGCTGGACAGCCATCCGGGGGCGATCAGCGAAGCCGACCTGCTGGCCGCCCTGGCAGCGGGTTTCGAGATCAACAATCGCCTGATCAACGCCCTGCAACCGAGCGCCGAAAGCTTCGCCAAGGCCTACGGCGTGGCCCAGCACCAGGCCATTGGCGCCGCGGTGGTCTACGCCCGCGCCTGCGGCTTCGATGAACAGCAGATGCACCATACCCTGGGCTTCGCCGCCACCCTGGCCTGCGTGCCGAGCCTGCACAAATACAACTGGCAACAGCGGCCTATCGTCACCCTCAAGGATGGCGTGGCCCCGGCCGCCCAGGCCGGGGTGCAGGCCGCGCTGATGGCTCGCGCCGGGCTGGCCGGCAGCCAGGATGTACTGGACGGGCCGCAAGGCTACTGGCGCATGATCGGCTCCGACCGCTTTGCCGAACGGGACCTGATCGAAGGCCTGGGGTGCGACTGGTATCTGCGCTTCGGCAGCTTCAAGCGCTACCCGGCCTGCCGCTGGTTGGCCACCGCACTGGAGTGTGCACAGCAATTGATTCGCACCAGCGGCTGGGCGCCAGAAGACATTGCGCAGATTAATGTGCGCACCTTTGCACGCCTGTGCGACGACTTCATGGTCTACGCGCCGGCCAGCGCCACCGACGCGCAGTTCAGCCTGCCCTACACATTGGCGGCCACCCTGATGCAGTTGCCGGCAACCGACTGGTACAGCGAAGCGAACCTGCATTCGTCAGAACTGCGGGCCCTGGCGGCGAAAGTCCACGCCGACGTCGACCCGGAACTCGATGCCCGCTGGCTCAGTGCAGATCGTCAACCGGGTGCGCAGGTGACTCTGGTTCACAGCAATGGCGAGACGATACAGGCCGCCCAGGCGACGCCCTATGGCAGCGAGAAACGGCCCATGGCGGATATGGAAGTGATCGCCAAGGCGCAGGCCAACCTGCTGGGGCGGGTCCGCGAGCCTGAGCGGTTTATTCGTAACCTGCTGGCAAGCGGAAGTGATGCGAACTATCCGGCCGGAAGTGGCCAATGGATGGGCTGCACCGAGACATAA
- a CDS encoding Lrp/AsnC family transcriptional regulator has product MTDLIDQQLIAALMDDSRLSLKTLAGITGLSSPSVGERLRRLEERGVLKGYTVEIDPTHFGYLLQAIVRIRPLPGQLQEVERQIKAIPEFTECDKVTGEDCFIARMHVRSMDQLDSLLDRLNLYAETNTAIVKKTPIKRRLPPLHE; this is encoded by the coding sequence ATGACTGATCTGATCGACCAACAACTGATCGCCGCCCTGATGGACGATTCGCGGCTCTCGCTCAAGACCCTGGCCGGCATCACCGGGCTGTCATCGCCCAGTGTCGGCGAACGCTTGCGCCGCCTCGAAGAACGCGGCGTGCTCAAAGGCTATACCGTGGAAATCGACCCGACACATTTTGGTTACCTGCTGCAGGCCATTGTGCGTATTCGCCCGCTGCCCGGTCAGTTGCAAGAGGTCGAACGGCAGATCAAGGCCATCCCGGAGTTCACCGAGTGCGACAAAGTGACCGGCGAAGACTGCTTCATCGCCCGTATGCATGTGCGCAGCATGGACCAGCTCGACAGCTTGCTCGACAGACTCAACCTGTACGCCGAAACCAACACCGCCATCGTTAAGAAAACCCCGATAAAACGCCGCCTGCCGCCGCTGCATGAGTGA
- a CDS encoding LysR family transcriptional regulator, whose protein sequence is MSNKQLEVFVRVVQLGSVTATAQALGMSQPSVSKSLALTEQQLGFTLFERSGGKMKATAEARQMFDEALRMQEGIARFERFVDNVKRYRVGQLRVCATPALAINVLPLIAPKLRQAFPDHGLVLDMYLNNEIEDAIARRQYDLGFLIQPLDEQAPPAGLVCAGRMVCVMQDGHPLAGRAAVNWADLDPREVIYITTDPRLVAMMASAVPGFRERPVSSLETNRYSLAINLVRQGQGMTIVDEFSLAGTPRQGLAVLPFEPAMPVAVVAAMAGRSSMSDTALRCIDALREVLEAAR, encoded by the coding sequence ATGAGCAATAAGCAGCTTGAGGTGTTCGTCCGGGTGGTGCAGCTCGGTTCGGTGACCGCCACCGCGCAGGCCCTGGGGATGTCTCAACCCTCGGTAAGCAAAAGCCTGGCACTCACCGAGCAGCAGCTGGGTTTCACCCTGTTCGAGCGCAGCGGCGGCAAGATGAAAGCCACCGCCGAGGCCCGCCAGATGTTCGACGAGGCGCTGCGTATGCAGGAGGGCATTGCCCGCTTCGAGCGGTTTGTCGATAACGTCAAGCGCTACCGGGTGGGGCAGTTGCGTGTCTGTGCCACCCCGGCGCTGGCGATCAACGTGTTGCCGCTGATCGCGCCCAAGCTGCGCCAGGCCTTTCCCGATCATGGGCTGGTGTTAGACATGTACCTCAACAACGAGATCGAGGACGCCATCGCGCGTCGTCAGTACGATCTGGGGTTTCTCATCCAGCCGCTGGACGAGCAGGCGCCACCGGCCGGGCTGGTATGCGCCGGGCGCATGGTCTGTGTGATGCAGGACGGGCATCCGCTGGCCGGGCGGGCGGCGGTCAACTGGGCTGACCTGGACCCGCGTGAGGTCATCTACATCACCACCGACCCGCGCCTGGTGGCAATGATGGCCAGTGCCGTTCCGGGCTTTCGTGAACGGCCGGTGTCGTCGCTGGAGACCAACCGCTACAGCCTGGCCATCAACCTGGTTCGTCAAGGCCAGGGGATGACCATCGTCGACGAGTTTTCCCTGGCCGGCACGCCGCGCCAAGGCCTGGCGGTACTGCCGTTCGAGCCGGCCATGCCTGTTGCCGTAGTGGCGGCGATGGCCGGGCGCAGTTCGATGAGCGATACCGCGCTGCGCTGCATTGACGCGCTGCGCGAAGTCCTGGAGGCCGCGCGATGA
- a CDS encoding amino acid ABC transporter permease — MIDYQWDFSVLFTYRELLLGGILTTLRILAVSLTLGIGLGVLLALLRGAQARVLRLPAQAVIETVRAVPPLVLVVWAYYCLPILVGLKLSGYWTCALALGLYTSVFFAEIFRSGLQAVDPGHIEAGLANGMTPLQVLWRVSAPIAFLRILPAFVGQCVMAVKNSVLGSYIAVGELLYEGQRLSTATFRPLETLTFVALFFIITILPLSLLASRIERRVQARYFKR; from the coding sequence ATGATCGACTATCAGTGGGACTTCAGCGTCCTGTTCACCTATCGGGAACTGCTGCTGGGCGGCATTCTCACCACGCTGCGCATCCTTGCCGTGTCACTGACCCTGGGCATTGGCCTCGGCGTGCTGCTGGCGCTGCTGCGCGGCGCCCAGGCCCGGGTGCTGCGCCTGCCGGCCCAGGCGGTGATCGAAACCGTCCGCGCGGTGCCACCGCTGGTGCTGGTGGTGTGGGCTTATTACTGCCTGCCAATTCTGGTGGGCCTGAAGCTGTCGGGCTACTGGACCTGCGCCCTGGCGCTGGGCTTGTACACCAGCGTGTTCTTCGCCGAGATCTTCCGCTCCGGGCTGCAAGCAGTAGACCCTGGGCACATCGAAGCGGGCCTGGCCAACGGCATGACACCGTTGCAGGTGCTCTGGCGCGTCAGTGCGCCGATTGCCTTTTTGCGCATCCTGCCGGCCTTCGTCGGGCAGTGCGTGATGGCCGTGAAAAACTCGGTACTGGGCAGCTACATCGCCGTGGGCGAGTTGCTGTACGAAGGACAACGGTTAAGCACCGCAACCTTCCGACCGCTGGAAACCCTGACCTTCGTTGCGCTGTTTTTCATTATTACCATCCTGCCGTTGTCGCTGCTGGCCAGCCGTATCGAACGACGTGTGCAGGCCCGATACTTCAAGCGTTGA
- a CDS encoding GNAT family N-acetyltransferase yields MSDLTVELIPTAPDQIDLIRNLYQFYAYESSDWEQQDVELDGRYYIHEEHLVRYWQEPDWSASVLLIDGEVAGFMLVERSELPGIDALELADLFILKKYRRRGIGRALMGQVLMSGHENWLVRYSQQDDAANAFWNKVLEDLPRPARAIELDDDPELVNYLVTRVTH; encoded by the coding sequence ATGAGCGACCTCACCGTCGAGCTGATCCCCACCGCCCCTGACCAGATTGATCTGATCCGCAACCTGTACCAGTTCTATGCCTACGAGTCTTCCGACTGGGAGCAACAGGACGTCGAGCTCGATGGCCGTTACTACATTCATGAAGAGCATCTGGTGCGCTACTGGCAGGAGCCTGACTGGAGCGCCAGCGTGTTGCTGATCGATGGCGAGGTGGCGGGGTTCATGCTGGTGGAGCGAAGCGAGTTGCCGGGTATCGATGCACTGGAGTTGGCCGACCTGTTCATCCTCAAGAAGTACCGGCGTCGCGGAATCGGTCGGGCACTGATGGGCCAGGTGCTGATGAGCGGTCACGAGAACTGGCTGGTGCGCTACTCCCAGCAGGACGATGCGGCCAATGCGTTCTGGAACAAGGTGCTGGAGGATCTGCCGCGCCCGGCCAGGGCCATCGAACTGGACGACGACCCGGAGCTGGTCAATTACCTGGTGACGCGGGTAACGCATTAA
- a CDS encoding RNA-guided endonuclease InsQ/TnpB family protein: MQRLQAFKYELMPDGQQERQMRRFAGSCRFVFNKALALQKERHEQGENKLGYAGLCKLLTEWRNSPQTAWLADAPVHPLQQSLKDLDRAYTNFFAKRADFPRFKKKGQRDSFRYPDPKQIKLDQTNSRLFLPKLGWLRYRNSREVPGTVKNITVSQSCGKWFVSIQTEREIDEQPTAQGAAVGIDMGIARFATLSDGSFYAPLNSFKRHETALCKAQQAMSRKVQFSRNWKKAKACVQRIHSRIGNARRDYLHKCSTTISQNHAMVCIEDLQVRNMSRSAAGTAEAPGRNVRAKSGLNRAILDQGWFEFRRQLDYKLAWRGGWLIAVPPQNTSRRCPCCGHVSAANRQTQALFRCVGCGFEGNADVVGAINVLRAGHARLACEVSAEVMAPAAGTHRSDSGAARCRA; encoded by the coding sequence ATGCAACGACTTCAAGCCTTCAAGTACGAACTCATGCCAGACGGCCAGCAGGAGCGGCAAATGCGCCGCTTTGCGGGCTCCTGTCGCTTCGTCTTCAACAAGGCGCTGGCGTTGCAGAAGGAGCGCCACGAGCAAGGCGAGAACAAGCTCGGCTATGCGGGCCTGTGCAAGTTGCTGACCGAATGGCGCAATAGCCCGCAAACCGCATGGCTGGCCGATGCGCCTGTTCACCCATTGCAACAGAGCCTCAAGGATCTGGACCGGGCCTACACCAACTTCTTCGCCAAGCGAGCCGACTTTCCCCGGTTCAAGAAGAAGGGACAGCGCGACAGTTTCCGCTATCCCGACCCGAAACAGATCAAGCTCGACCAGACCAACAGTCGCCTGTTTCTGCCCAAGCTGGGCTGGCTGCGCTACCGCAACAGCCGCGAGGTGCCTGGCACGGTGAAGAACATCACCGTGAGCCAGTCGTGTGGCAAGTGGTTCGTGAGCATCCAGACCGAACGCGAGATCGATGAGCAGCCCACGGCACAGGGGGCGGCAGTTGGCATCGACATGGGCATTGCCCGGTTCGCCACGCTTTCGGATGGCTCGTTCTACGCACCCCTGAACAGCTTCAAACGCCATGAAACCGCGCTGTGCAAAGCGCAGCAGGCGATGAGCCGCAAGGTCCAATTCAGCCGCAACTGGAAGAAGGCGAAAGCCTGCGTCCAGCGCATTCACTCGCGCATCGGCAATGCCCGCCGCGACTACCTGCACAAGTGCTCGACCACGATCAGCCAAAACCACGCGATGGTGTGTATCGAGGACTTGCAGGTACGCAATATGTCCAGGTCGGCGGCAGGTACGGCCGAGGCACCGGGAAGAAACGTCCGGGCCAAATCTGGCCTGAACAGGGCCATCCTCGATCAGGGCTGGTTCGAGTTCCGCCGCCAGCTGGACTACAAGCTGGCGTGGCGCGGCGGCTGGCTGATTGCCGTGCCGCCGCAAAATACCAGCCGCAGGTGCCCGTGTTGCGGCCATGTGTCGGCGGCCAACCGCCAGACGCAAGCGCTGTTCAGGTGTGTGGGATGTGGTTTCGAAGGCAACGCCGATGTGGTCGGCGCGATCAATGTACTAAGGGCGGGACACGCCCGGTTAGCCTGTGAAGTGAGCGCAGAGGTCATGGCGCCAGCAGCAGGAACCCACCGAAGCGACTCGGGGGCGGCTCGGTGCCGCGCCTGA
- a CDS encoding amino acid ABC transporter ATP-binding protein: MSNAPLLRVNALGKAFHGRPVLHEVSFELAAGEVLGMIGSSGSGKSTLLRCLNRLERPDSGQVWLDGEEIGVHGPQRRPVPTRVLARQRAAMAMVFQHFNLWPHRTVLENVTEAPRIVRGVPREQAIEEGLAALRRMGLEHKADAYPVTLSGGQQQRVSIARALVMKPRLILFDEPTSALDPELVGEVLAVMTDLAQSGTTMIVVTHEMNFALQVCHRILLLDQGRIIDEGSPQALLARPASAPVRRFLGAQPVVQERPEK; encoded by the coding sequence GTGAGCAACGCCCCCCTGCTGCGCGTCAACGCACTGGGCAAGGCCTTTCATGGCCGTCCGGTGCTGCATGAGGTGTCATTCGAACTGGCCGCCGGCGAAGTGCTGGGCATGATCGGCTCCAGCGGCTCGGGCAAGTCGACGCTGCTGCGCTGCCTGAACCGGCTGGAGCGCCCGGACAGCGGCCAGGTGTGGCTCGACGGCGAGGAAATCGGCGTTCACGGGCCACAGCGGCGTCCGGTCCCGACTCGCGTGCTGGCCCGCCAACGTGCTGCCATGGCCATGGTTTTTCAGCATTTCAACCTGTGGCCGCACCGCACGGTGCTGGAAAACGTCACCGAAGCGCCGCGTATCGTGCGTGGCGTGCCCCGCGAGCAAGCCATCGAAGAGGGGCTGGCAGCCCTGCGGCGGATGGGCCTGGAGCACAAGGCAGACGCCTACCCGGTGACCCTCTCCGGCGGTCAGCAGCAACGGGTGTCGATTGCCAGGGCGCTGGTCATGAAACCGCGGCTGATCCTGTTCGACGAGCCCACCTCGGCGCTGGACCCGGAACTGGTTGGCGAAGTGCTGGCCGTGATGACCGACCTGGCCCAAAGCGGCACCACCATGATCGTGGTGACCCACGAAATGAACTTTGCCCTGCAGGTTTGCCATCGCATCCTGCTGCTCGACCAGGGCCGTATCATTGATGAAGGCTCACCGCAGGCGCTGCTGGCCCGGCCTGCCTCGGCGCCGGTGCGACGCTTTCTCGGTGCGCAACCCGTGGTGCAGGAGCGCCCCGAAAAATGA
- a CDS encoding LysR substrate-binding domain-containing protein, giving the protein MSLRALRTLVAIAQHGSFARAAEAVHLTQSAVSLHVRGLEEEFNAPLFDRARRLPVLTEAGHLAVERAREILALYDSIAAELGDGSELRGRLRIGAIQTALAGVLPAALAAMGASHPHLRVNVSSGMSAELAGLIDAGDLDAAITTEPVKPYPHGLVSTTLFEEGFWIIAPPSAPSRDAKRLLQSYPFIRFDRRAWAGRTIERELRRQRLRVQTSMELDSQDAIIRMVAKGLGVAVIPISAHNLTVFAELVCLPFGEPQRMRRVVLLEREDRPAGRLAVALAEAVRAQAIDRSFAGQPNP; this is encoded by the coding sequence ATGTCTTTACGCGCCTTGCGCACGCTGGTCGCCATTGCCCAACACGGCTCCTTTGCCAGGGCCGCCGAGGCGGTGCATCTGACCCAGTCGGCAGTCAGCCTGCATGTACGCGGCCTGGAAGAGGAATTCAATGCGCCGCTGTTCGACCGTGCGCGGCGTTTGCCGGTACTGACCGAAGCCGGCCATCTGGCGGTGGAGCGTGCCCGGGAAATCCTGGCCCTCTACGACAGCATCGCCGCCGAACTGGGTGATGGCAGCGAATTACGCGGGCGGCTGCGCATAGGCGCGATCCAGACCGCGCTGGCCGGTGTGCTGCCAGCAGCGCTGGCGGCGATGGGCGCCAGTCATCCGCACTTGCGGGTCAACGTCTCATCGGGGATGTCGGCCGAACTGGCGGGGCTGATCGACGCCGGTGATCTGGACGCCGCCATTACCACCGAGCCGGTCAAGCCTTACCCGCATGGCCTGGTCAGCACCACATTGTTCGAGGAGGGCTTCTGGATCATTGCCCCACCCTCAGCGCCAAGCCGCGATGCCAAACGCCTGTTGCAGAGTTATCCGTTTATCCGCTTCGACCGCCGCGCCTGGGCCGGGCGCACCATCGAACGCGAACTGCGTCGCCAGCGTTTGCGGGTCCAGACCAGCATGGAGCTGGACAGCCAGGACGCGATCATCCGCATGGTCGCCAAGGGTTTGGGAGTTGCCGTGATTCCGATCTCGGCGCATAACCTCACAGTCTTCGCTGAGCTGGTGTGCCTGCCGTTCGGCGAGCCGCAACGGATGCGCCGTGTGGTACTGCTGGAACGCGAAGACCGCCCCGCCGGACGTCTGGCGGTGGCGCTGGCAGAGGCGGTGCGGGCACAGGCCATCGATCGGTCATTCGCAGGGCAGCCCAACCCATGA
- a CDS encoding AEC family transporter: MTTALILALLPIALLIALGAWLRHRQFLSEAFWPQAERLGYYLLLPSLFLHSLATAQLDEVPVREMVSVLVLSTVGVAVAFVTLRGLFKVDDAAFTSLFQGSIRFNNYVGVSAAAGLFGSHGIALAAVANATIVPTVNILCVLVFARYGSAGRLSLKATLRQLALNPLVLACFLGIFLQWAEVPLVAGLEPALKALGQASLPLGLLCVGAALNFSTAGSWLKPVGMSSLSKFLVMPGVTLLACHALGLRGEAAIAAIMFQSLPTASSSYIMARQLGGDAPLMAGIIAMQTVIAAVALPVVMIGLSGWI; the protein is encoded by the coding sequence ATGACCACCGCCCTGATTCTGGCCCTGTTGCCCATCGCCTTACTGATTGCTCTGGGCGCCTGGCTGCGCCATCGGCAGTTTCTCAGCGAGGCCTTCTGGCCGCAGGCTGAACGCCTGGGCTATTACCTGCTGCTGCCGTCGCTGTTCCTGCACAGCCTGGCGACGGCACAACTCGATGAGGTGCCGGTACGCGAGATGGTCAGCGTTCTGGTGCTGTCAACGGTCGGGGTCGCCGTCGCGTTCGTCACGTTGCGCGGGCTGTTCAAGGTCGATGATGCAGCCTTCACCTCGCTGTTTCAGGGCAGTATCCGCTTCAATAACTATGTGGGAGTGTCGGCGGCGGCCGGCTTGTTCGGGAGCCACGGTATCGCCCTGGCAGCGGTGGCCAACGCGACCATCGTACCGACTGTGAATATTCTCTGCGTGCTGGTGTTTGCCCGCTACGGCAGTGCCGGACGGTTGTCGCTCAAGGCCACACTCAGGCAACTGGCGCTCAATCCGCTGGTGCTGGCGTGCTTTCTCGGTATTTTCCTGCAGTGGGCTGAAGTCCCCCTGGTCGCAGGACTTGAGCCCGCACTCAAGGCGCTGGGCCAGGCTTCATTGCCGCTGGGACTGTTGTGTGTGGGGGCGGCGTTGAATTTCTCGACCGCGGGCAGTTGGCTGAAGCCAGTGGGCATGTCGTCACTGTCAAAATTCCTGGTGATGCCAGGGGTGACGCTGCTGGCCTGCCATGCACTGGGCTTGCGCGGTGAGGCGGCAATCGCAGCGATTATGTTCCAGAGCCTGCCGACCGCTTCGTCGTCTTACATCATGGCCCGGCAACTGGGTGGCGATGCACCGTTGATGGCCGGGATCATTGCGATGCAGACGGTGATTGCCGCAGTGGCGTTGCCGGTGGTGATGATTGGCTTGTCGGGCTGGATCTGA
- a CDS encoding DMT family transporter, giving the protein MDNLIRRGSWEMTGAMLISGTIGWFVLVSGVPVLEVVFWRCVIGALTLLAICAWLGYLRRDLLSRSIVALAMFSGVAIVGNWLLLFAAYSKASISIATAVYNLQPFMLVLLAGVFLAEQITVQKLTWLGVAFAGMLALVSAHGAAQQSADQYLVGVALALGAALLYAIAALIIKRLKGTPPHLLALIQVGTGIVLLAPLVEGHSLHASSSGWAALLTLGVVHTGVMYVLLYGAIQKLPAALTGALSFIYPVAAIFVDWLAFDHRLDWQQWLGVAAILLAAAGMQQGWWWRSGRINARA; this is encoded by the coding sequence ATGGACAACCTGATACGTCGCGGTTCGTGGGAAATGACCGGTGCCATGCTGATCAGCGGCACCATCGGCTGGTTTGTGCTGGTGTCTGGCGTACCGGTGCTGGAGGTGGTGTTCTGGCGCTGCGTGATCGGCGCGCTGACGTTGCTGGCGATCTGTGCCTGGCTGGGTTACCTGCGCCGTGACCTGCTGAGCCGCAGCATCGTGGCGCTGGCGATGTTCAGTGGCGTGGCCATCGTCGGTAACTGGCTGCTGCTGTTCGCGGCCTATTCCAAAGCCTCCATTTCGATTGCCACCGCAGTTTACAACCTGCAGCCGTTCATGCTGGTGCTGCTGGCCGGCGTGTTTCTCGCAGAGCAGATCACCGTGCAGAAGCTGACCTGGCTGGGCGTCGCCTTCGCCGGCATGCTGGCGCTGGTCAGCGCCCACGGCGCTGCGCAGCAGTCCGCTGACCAATACCTGGTCGGTGTGGCGCTGGCGCTGGGCGCGGCACTGCTATACGCCATCGCCGCGCTGATTATCAAACGACTCAAAGGCACACCGCCGCACCTGCTGGCGCTGATTCAGGTGGGCACCGGCATTGTGCTGTTGGCGCCGCTGGTCGAAGGTCACAGCCTGCACGCGTCGAGCAGCGGCTGGGCGGCGCTGCTGACTTTGGGGGTGGTGCACACCGGGGTGATGTATGTGCTGCTCTACGGCGCGATCCAGAAGCTGCCGGCCGCGTTGACCGGTGCTTTGTCGTTCATCTACCCGGTGGCGGCGATCTTCGTCGACTGGCTGGCTTTCGATCATCGCCTCGATTGGCAGCAATGGCTTGGCGTGGCTGCGATCCTGTTGGCCGCCGCCGGTATGCAGCAAGGCTGGTGGTGGCGGTCGGGCAGGATCAACGCCCGGGCATGA
- a CDS encoding TetR/AcrR family transcriptional regulator: MSTQPEPSQHSTPRPRTRMTRQDRFVQLLQVAWQLVSEEGTDALTLGRLAEAAGITKPTVYEHFGTRNGLLAALYQDFESRQNHIIDEAIAAGEPTLQGKAQVIAASYIACVLTEGREIPEVLAALSGSPELATLRKACQKSYIEKCRRVLAPFTGAAGLSQAALWAMLGAADSLAAVAVEGEISEQQAVDELYQVIVEMLRRQAQA; the protein is encoded by the coding sequence ATGTCGACTCAGCCAGAGCCAAGCCAGCACAGCACGCCCCGCCCGCGCACGCGCATGACCCGGCAAGACCGCTTCGTGCAGTTGCTGCAGGTGGCCTGGCAACTGGTCAGCGAGGAGGGCACCGATGCCCTGACTCTGGGGCGCCTGGCGGAAGCGGCGGGCATCACCAAGCCCACGGTGTACGAACACTTCGGCACCCGTAACGGCTTGCTGGCGGCGCTGTACCAGGATTTTGAAAGCCGTCAGAACCACATCATCGATGAGGCCATCGCGGCCGGTGAGCCAACCCTGCAGGGCAAGGCACAGGTCATTGCGGCCAGTTATATCGCCTGCGTACTCACCGAAGGCCGCGAGATTCCCGAAGTGCTGGCCGCGCTCAGCGGCTCGCCGGAGCTCGCCACCCTGAGAAAGGCCTGCCAGAAAAGCTACATCGAAAAGTGCCGACGGGTGCTGGCGCCTTTCACCGGAGCGGCAGGGTTGTCGCAGGCGGCCTTGTGGGCGATGTTGGGGGCGGCTGATTCGCTTGCGGCTGTGGCGGTGGAAGGCGAGATCAGCGAGCAGCAGGCGGTGGATGAGTTGTATCAGGTGATTGTCGAGATGCTGCGCAGGCAGGCGCAGGCCTGA